A genome region from Vicinamibacterales bacterium includes the following:
- a CDS encoding TonB-dependent receptor: MKSCSKAIWSLAAAACLFLFTAAPAAAQATVTTGNISGVIVDAQGGVLPGVTVTATHTDTGTNYEAVTGADGRYNILNVRIGTYTVAAAMSGFRDQKQENLEVALGAEKTVDFKLALATVSESVEVVASSPDIDVNTAGSATNIAKQVIETLPTINRSITDFARVSPFVNPTTLGSSGDQAMSIAGRHNRYNNMQIDGAVNNDLFGLADSGTPGGQTGTQPISLDAIQEIQVVVSPYDVKQGGFSGGGVNVVTRSGTNGLHGTGYLYARSQSLIGGIPAVATTATPNPADTKVGTFNDKQSGFSLGGPIAKNKAFYFGNVDFQRKLTPVGFSVSGNSGQPWDAADQAAVQQVLSIAKTQYGFDPGGLDEFSRPQNNDKVFVRTDFNLSNKNRLTARVNYVNGTQYVGTPTTTQYLMPDRYYSIQDKVLSSVGQLDTTLGNATFNQFRIGYQRERNVRGDQPGFQAFPMVRVDLTGSNNVILGTENSSQANALNQDIVEINDDFTVVRGHHTFSVGTHNELFHFYNLFIQNFYGNYEFSTVANFQAGLAQAFSHNFSNYPSNPNFAADFGVQQYGFYAGDQWRVKPNLTLTYGARLDMPHFPDTPAPNPVSVADFGYRTDVVPAPKMFSPRIGFNWDLTGSGAQRQQIRGGIGSFAGRTPYVWLSNQYGNTGIDFTALSVGFNANNNVKFVADPNNQPTSVTGGATGRQTINMVDPNFKYPQVLRGNIAYDRSLPWDLVASAEFLFSDTQKDVLWKDLNFAPTGAVRPDGRLVLAKVDPNINDAVLLTNTNGGTNNTLALKLEKLYKHGWYASGSYVKNSAKTISDGGAFVALSSWRDQYENYDPNNPTLARSNFETGNRVNLAGSFDIPMVKNLHSVASVFYSGQTGQPYSLVFNGDANGDTTTFNDIAYVPATADQVVVTGGTWDQLNAYLAQDPAAKDNRGMVPNRNTGTSPWTNQLDVRYAVTVPAGKAHVELSMSVLNFLNMLHSDWGWHYFPNFYSPQTLGYGGIDAATGKEIINIATITNANFLGTFTRDDLRSRWQAQWEARVRF; the protein is encoded by the coding sequence CGTGCCTGTTCCTGTTCACGGCCGCGCCCGCCGCGGCGCAAGCCACCGTCACGACCGGCAATATTTCGGGCGTGATCGTCGACGCGCAGGGAGGCGTGCTTCCCGGCGTGACCGTCACGGCCACCCACACCGACACCGGCACGAACTATGAGGCCGTGACCGGCGCCGATGGCCGCTACAACATTCTCAACGTCCGGATCGGCACCTACACGGTTGCCGCGGCGATGAGCGGCTTCAGGGATCAGAAGCAGGAGAACCTCGAGGTCGCGCTGGGGGCCGAGAAGACGGTCGACTTCAAGCTCGCGCTGGCGACGGTCAGCGAGAGCGTCGAGGTCGTCGCCAGTTCTCCGGACATCGACGTCAACACCGCCGGCAGCGCGACCAACATCGCCAAGCAGGTGATCGAGACACTGCCGACGATCAACCGCAGCATCACCGACTTCGCGCGCGTCTCGCCGTTCGTCAACCCGACGACGCTCGGCAGCAGCGGCGATCAGGCGATGTCGATCGCGGGCCGTCACAACCGCTACAACAACATGCAGATCGACGGCGCGGTCAACAACGACTTGTTCGGTCTCGCCGACAGCGGCACGCCGGGCGGCCAGACCGGCACGCAGCCGATCAGCCTCGATGCCATCCAGGAAATCCAGGTCGTCGTCTCGCCATACGACGTGAAGCAGGGCGGCTTCTCCGGCGGCGGGGTCAACGTCGTCACGCGCAGCGGCACCAACGGCCTTCACGGCACCGGTTACCTCTACGCCCGCAGCCAATCGCTGATCGGCGGCATCCCGGCCGTCGCCACGACCGCCACGCCGAACCCGGCCGACACCAAGGTCGGCACCTTCAACGACAAGCAGAGCGGCTTCAGCCTCGGCGGGCCGATCGCCAAGAACAAGGCGTTCTACTTCGGCAACGTCGATTTCCAGCGCAAGCTGACGCCGGTCGGCTTCTCGGTGAGCGGCAACAGCGGCCAGCCGTGGGACGCCGCCGATCAGGCCGCGGTCCAGCAGGTGCTCAGCATCGCCAAGACCCAGTACGGCTTCGATCCAGGCGGCTTGGATGAGTTCAGCCGTCCGCAGAACAACGACAAGGTGTTCGTCCGCACCGACTTCAACTTGTCGAACAAGAACCGGCTGACGGCGCGTGTCAATTATGTCAATGGCACTCAGTACGTCGGCACGCCGACGACGACGCAGTATCTGATGCCGGATCGCTACTATTCGATCCAGGACAAGGTGCTGTCGAGCGTCGGTCAGCTCGACACGACGCTGGGGAATGCCACCTTCAACCAGTTCCGTATTGGTTATCAGCGCGAGCGCAACGTGCGCGGCGACCAGCCCGGTTTCCAGGCGTTTCCGATGGTTCGCGTCGACCTGACCGGCAGCAACAACGTCATCTTAGGGACTGAAAACTCGTCGCAGGCCAACGCACTCAACCAGGACATCGTCGAAATCAACGACGACTTCACGGTGGTGCGCGGTCACCACACCTTCTCAGTGGGCACGCACAACGAGCTGTTCCACTTCTACAACCTGTTCATCCAGAACTTCTACGGCAACTACGAGTTCAGCACCGTTGCCAATTTTCAGGCAGGCCTGGCGCAGGCGTTCTCGCACAACTTCTCGAACTACCCGAGCAACCCGAATTTTGCCGCCGATTTCGGCGTGCAGCAGTACGGGTTCTACGCCGGCGATCAGTGGCGGGTGAAGCCGAACCTCACGTTGACCTACGGCGCGCGTCTGGACATGCCGCACTTCCCGGACACGCCCGCCCCCAATCCCGTGTCGGTCGCCGACTTCGGCTACCGGACGGACGTCGTCCCTGCGCCGAAGATGTTCTCGCCGCGCATCGGCTTCAACTGGGACTTGACCGGCAGCGGCGCGCAGCGCCAGCAGATCCGGGGTGGCATCGGCTCGTTCGCCGGCCGCACCCCCTACGTGTGGCTCTCGAACCAGTACGGCAACACCGGCATCGACTTCACGGCCCTGTCGGTCGGGTTCAATGCCAACAACAACGTGAAGTTCGTCGCGGACCCGAACAATCAGCCGACCTCGGTGACGGGCGGCGCGACAGGGCGCCAGACGATCAACATGGTTGACCCGAATTTCAAGTATCCGCAGGTCTTGCGCGGGAACATCGCCTATGACCGCTCGCTGCCCTGGGATCTCGTGGCGTCCGCGGAGTTCCTCTTCTCGGATACACAGAAAGACGTGCTGTGGAAGGACCTCAACTTTGCGCCGACCGGCGCCGTCCGTCCGGACGGCCGGCTGGTGCTGGCGAAGGTCGATCCGAACATCAACGACGCGGTGCTGCTCACCAACACGAACGGCGGTACCAATAACACGCTCGCGCTGAAGCTCGAGAAGCTCTACAAGCACGGCTGGTACGCGAGCGGCTCGTACGTGAAGAATTCCGCGAAGACGATCAGCGACGGCGGCGCCTTCGTGGCGCTCAGCTCGTGGCGCGATCAGTACGAGAACTACGACCCGAACAACCCGACGCTGGCGCGCTCGAACTTCGAGACCGGCAACCGCGTCAACCTGGCCGGCTCGTTCGACATCCCGATGGTGAAGAACCTGCACAGCGTGGCGTCGGTCTTCTACAGCGGCCAGACGGGTCAGCCGTACTCGCTTGTGTTCAACGGCGACGCCAACGGCGATACGACGACCTTCAACGACATCGCGTACGTTCCCGCAACCGCCGACCAGGTTGTCGTCACCGGCGGGACGTGGGACCAGCTGAACGCGTACCTGGCGCAGGATCCGGCCGCCAAGGACAACCGCGGCATGGTGCCGAACCGGAACACCGGCACGTCGCCGTGGACGAACCAGCTCGACGTGCGGTACGCCGTCACCGTGCCGGCCGGCAAGGCCCACGTGGAGCTCTCGATGAGCGTGCTCAACTTCCTGAACATGCTCCACAGCGACTGGGGCTGGCACTACTTCCCGAACTTCTACTCGCCGCAGACGCTCGGATACGGGGGCATCGACGCGGCGACCGGGAAGGAGATCATCAACATCGCGACGATCACCAACGCCAACTTCCTCGGCACCTTCACGCGCGACGATCTACGTTCGCGCTGGCAGGCGCAGTGGGAGGCGCGCGTCCGGTTCTAG